In Acidaminococcus timonensis, one DNA window encodes the following:
- the crcB gene encoding fluoride efflux transporter CrcB translates to MTSCIIVGLGGFVGSILRYLIGLLPYEHSSGFPLKTFFINILGAFLIGAVAALAGRSSLSPRLALFLKVGICGGFTTFSSFALESQQLVDKGSPVTAALYMGLSLFFGILACIAGQKVV, encoded by the coding sequence ATGACTTCCTGTATCATTGTGGGCCTGGGCGGGTTCGTGGGGTCAATTCTCCGGTACCTGATCGGTCTTTTGCCCTATGAACACAGCAGCGGCTTTCCGCTGAAGACGTTTTTCATCAACATCCTGGGGGCCTTCCTCATCGGGGCCGTGGCGGCTCTGGCCGGCCGCTCTTCTCTTTCGCCCCGGCTGGCCCTGTTTTTGAAGGTGGGCATCTGCGGCGGGTTCACCACCTTCTCTTCTTTTGCCCTGGAAAGCCAGCAGCTGGTGGATAAGGGTTCCCCAGTCACGGCGGCCCTGTACATGGGCCTGTCCCTGTTCTTCGGCATCCTGGCCTGCATCGCCGGACAGAAGGTGGTGTAA
- a CDS encoding RluA family pseudouridine synthase, protein MDFILPCSAPPTRLKTFLQQLGLSGTYWKKLKAAGALTVNGEVLQRDALLQPGDRVCWHFLPEHSDLLPEEAPLTVLLETELLLAVDKPAGLVTHNAGKERTPSLSRRVAWYYHQHHLLCGIHPVSRLDRETSGIVLFAKNSCVHHMLSAGRLEKTYLGLTRGQWEQPEGLIDLPIGRKPGSIVERQIDPNGLPARTRYRVLEERGGCSLVQFTLETGRTHQIRVHCAAMGHPLLGDTLYGAPGAPGRHYLHAWKLLVTVPFTEKVLTLEAPVPEDFTAVWKKITDMV, encoded by the coding sequence ATGGACTTCATCCTGCCCTGTTCGGCGCCTCCCACCCGGCTGAAGACGTTCCTGCAGCAGCTGGGCCTTTCGGGCACCTACTGGAAGAAGCTGAAGGCTGCCGGTGCCCTGACGGTAAACGGTGAAGTCCTCCAGAGGGACGCTCTGTTGCAGCCCGGTGACAGGGTCTGCTGGCACTTTCTGCCGGAGCATTCGGACCTTTTGCCGGAGGAAGCACCTCTCACCGTGTTGCTGGAAACGGAACTGCTGCTGGCCGTGGACAAGCCGGCGGGCCTTGTGACCCACAACGCCGGAAAGGAGCGGACCCCTTCTCTCAGCCGCCGGGTGGCCTGGTACTATCACCAGCACCATCTCCTCTGCGGCATCCATCCGGTCTCCCGTCTGGACCGGGAAACTTCGGGCATCGTCCTGTTTGCCAAAAATTCCTGTGTCCACCACATGCTCAGTGCCGGCCGGCTGGAAAAGACCTATCTGGGCCTGACCCGGGGCCAGTGGGAACAGCCGGAGGGCCTCATCGACCTGCCCATCGGCCGGAAACCCGGCTCCATTGTGGAGCGGCAGATCGACCCCAATGGACTTCCTGCCCGTACCCGGTACCGGGTGCTGGAAGAACGGGGAGGCTGCAGCCTGGTCCAGTTCACCCTGGAAACGGGCCGCACCCACCAGATCCGGGTCCACTGCGCCGCCATGGGCCACCCCCTTCTGGGAGACACCCTGTACGGAGCCCCCGGTGCTCCGGGCCGCCACTACCTCCACGCCTGGAAGCTCCTGGTTACGGTCCCATTTACGGAAAAGGTCCTGACCCTGGAGGCCCCGGTGCCGGAAGATTTTACCGCTGTATGGAAAAAAATCACGGATATGGTATAA
- the fba gene encoding class II fructose-1,6-bisphosphate aldolase, with the protein MPFVTTTEMFKKAYEGHYAVGAFNVNNMEIVQGIVEAAKEEQSPLILQVSAGARKYAKHNYLLHLVEAAMEDTGLPIALHLDHGADFDICKACVDGGFTSVMIDGSKYPFEENIELTKRVVDYAHNKGVVVEAELGKLAGVEDAVKVNTREATYTDPDQAVEFVERTGVDSLAIAIGTSHGAYKFKGKPQLDFDRLEKITNLLPGFPLVLHGASTVIPEFVEECNKYGGKLDGAQGCPEPMLKKAGTYGVCKINIDTDLRLAMTASIRKYLYEHPEDFDPRSYLGKGREAIKKMVAHKMRDVLNSSHRL; encoded by the coding sequence ATGCCATTCGTAACAACTACGGAAATGTTCAAGAAAGCCTATGAAGGCCACTATGCTGTAGGTGCCTTCAACGTCAACAATATGGAAATCGTCCAGGGGATTGTGGAAGCCGCCAAGGAAGAACAGTCCCCGCTGATCCTGCAGGTATCCGCCGGCGCCCGGAAATACGCCAAGCACAACTACCTGCTGCACCTGGTGGAGGCTGCCATGGAAGATACCGGCCTGCCCATCGCCCTGCACCTGGATCACGGCGCCGATTTCGATATCTGCAAAGCCTGCGTAGACGGTGGCTTCACCTCCGTCATGATCGACGGTTCCAAATATCCTTTTGAAGAAAACATCGAACTGACCAAACGGGTGGTGGATTATGCCCACAACAAGGGCGTTGTGGTGGAAGCCGAACTGGGCAAGCTGGCCGGCGTGGAAGATGCGGTCAAGGTCAACACCCGGGAAGCCACCTACACCGATCCGGATCAGGCCGTGGAATTCGTGGAACGCACGGGAGTGGATTCCCTGGCCATCGCCATCGGGACCAGCCATGGTGCCTACAAGTTCAAGGGCAAACCCCAGCTGGACTTCGACCGTCTGGAAAAGATCACCAACCTGCTGCCGGGGTTCCCTCTGGTCCTGCACGGTGCCTCCACGGTCATCCCTGAATTCGTGGAAGAATGCAACAAATACGGCGGCAAGCTGGACGGCGCTCAGGGCTGCCCTGAACCCATGCTGAAGAAAGCCGGCACCTACGGGGTCTGCAAGATCAACATCGATACGGACCTGCGGCTGGCCATGACCGCTTCCATCCGGAAGTACCTGTACGAACATCCGGAAGATTTCGACCCCCGTTCCTACCTGGGCAAGGGCCGGGAAGCCATCAAAAAGATGGTGGCCCACAAGATGCGGGATGTGCTGAACTCTTCCCACAGACTGTAA
- a CDS encoding TetR/AcrR family transcriptional regulator — MTNKTATDDIPKDKRILKAAEKVFSRKGYHQATLDEIIQIADTGKGTVYKYFKNKENLFYTLVLGKNKRLMKALDAAVGKETTFEGQFQAYVYTFLHFLYTNDILWSVILFELLNQQAGWRLLWNQEKGEHVLDMRWGRKPTEEEVAVKRRYAQLIGGEVQLLRQILQQAMDAGYIKECQDNLTLMSQNFYFSIFMLYNQGAINRDNIHKVVAGMVDRFLYGHIRK, encoded by the coding sequence ATGACGAATAAAACAGCCACCGACGATATCCCAAAGGACAAACGGATCCTGAAAGCTGCGGAAAAAGTCTTTTCCCGGAAGGGCTATCACCAGGCCACCCTGGATGAGATCATCCAGATCGCTGATACCGGGAAGGGAACGGTCTATAAATATTTCAAGAATAAGGAAAACCTGTTCTACACCCTGGTCCTGGGCAAGAACAAGCGGCTGATGAAAGCGCTGGACGCAGCCGTGGGGAAGGAGACCACCTTCGAAGGCCAGTTCCAGGCCTATGTGTATACCTTCCTCCATTTTCTCTATACCAATGATATCCTGTGGTCGGTGATATTGTTCGAACTGCTGAACCAGCAGGCAGGCTGGCGCCTGCTGTGGAACCAGGAAAAGGGAGAGCATGTGCTGGACATGCGCTGGGGCCGGAAGCCCACTGAAGAGGAAGTGGCTGTGAAACGGCGGTATGCCCAGCTGATCGGCGGGGAAGTGCAGCTGCTTCGGCAAATTCTCCAGCAGGCCATGGATGCCGGGTATATCAAGGAGTGCCAGGACAATCTGACCCTGATGAGCCAGAATTTCTACTTCAGCATCTTTATGCTGTACAACCAGGGCGCCATCAACAGGGACAACATCCACAAGGTGGTGGCCGGCATGGTGGACCGGTTCCTGTACGGCCACATCCGGAAATAA
- a CDS encoding AEC family transporter: protein MGNFWIAAGAVLPLMIYMGVGLLAKKRYGFTPQIISYFNKLVFGVFLPTNMFYSVYFTDVSKVVKPSFVGFAVAALLLEYIVGFVLVTTLVKDNKKRGAMIQAFYRSNFILLGVPLVENLYGAEAMALPLMLCAIIVPIYNVLAVFTLETFRGGTFNPVKILWGVLRNPMILGAIGGLLFKLLPFPAPESLLKCIKAIAGSTTPFALIVLGASFTLQGAISEMRELVFTVLGRLVLAPAIVLGAAVTLGLRNVELASLMAMSATPCAVASFAMAQQMDSDGELAGNCVIFSSAASCLTMFLWVLAFKNLGLL from the coding sequence ATGGGGAATTTCTGGATTGCGGCGGGGGCTGTTCTACCGCTGATGATCTATATGGGTGTGGGGCTTTTGGCCAAGAAACGGTACGGGTTCACGCCCCAGATCATTTCGTACTTCAACAAACTGGTCTTCGGAGTGTTCCTGCCCACCAACATGTTCTACTCAGTGTATTTCACCGATGTGAGCAAGGTGGTGAAGCCCTCTTTCGTGGGTTTTGCCGTGGCGGCCCTGCTGTTGGAATACATTGTGGGTTTCGTCCTGGTCACCACCCTGGTCAAGGACAACAAGAAGCGGGGTGCCATGATTCAGGCCTTCTACCGCAGCAACTTCATCCTTCTGGGAGTCCCCCTGGTGGAGAACCTGTATGGGGCGGAAGCCATGGCGCTGCCGCTGATGCTGTGCGCCATCATCGTCCCCATCTACAATGTGCTGGCCGTGTTCACCCTGGAAACATTCCGGGGCGGTACCTTCAACCCGGTCAAGATCCTGTGGGGGGTCCTCAGGAATCCCATGATCCTGGGGGCCATCGGCGGCCTGCTGTTCAAGCTGCTGCCCTTTCCGGCACCGGAATCGCTGCTCAAGTGCATCAAGGCCATTGCAGGTAGCACCACCCCCTTTGCCCTGATCGTGCTGGGGGCCTCCTTCACCCTCCAGGGCGCCATCAGTGAGATGCGGGAACTGGTCTTCACGGTGCTGGGCCGGCTGGTACTGGCTCCGGCCATCGTGCTGGGGGCTGCCGTGACCCTGGGGCTGCGGAATGTGGAACTGGCTTCCCTGATGGCCATGAGTGCCACTCCCTGTGCAGTGGCTTCCTTTGCCATGGCCCAGCAGATGGACAGCGACGGGGAACTGGCAGGGAACTGTGTGATCTTTTCCTCGGCGGCCAGCTGCCTGACCATGTTCCTGTGGGTACTGGCTTTCAAGAATCTGGGATTGCTGTAA
- the argC gene encoding N-acetyl-gamma-glutamyl-phosphate reductase codes for MFKVFIDGGEGTTGLRLAQRLKQRSDIELLTISSDLRKNLDARLEKIDLADVAFLCLPDAASREVAEAAKNCDTRIIDTSTAFRCDPDWAYGFPELGPRYLHAIQSSRRISNPGCHATGSIAVLAPLVKAGLIEKTGLYTLTSLTGYSGGGKKMIASYENLHDKELDAPRIYSLGQKHKHLPEILKYTGLEQSPIFLPIVAPYYAGMLVTAGFLMPTDLSLSAIRKLYQDFYRDQKFITVETSEEQPKMLGSNTLAGKDNLKIYICGNEERFTVSAQFDNLGKGASGAAIENMNIAMGLDPATGLEL; via the coding sequence ATGTTTAAAGTATTCATCGACGGCGGCGAGGGGACTACGGGTCTGCGTCTGGCACAGCGGCTGAAACAGCGCAGTGACATCGAGCTGCTCACCATCAGCAGCGACCTGCGCAAGAACCTGGATGCCCGGCTGGAAAAGATCGACCTGGCTGATGTGGCGTTCCTGTGCCTGCCGGACGCCGCTTCCCGGGAAGTGGCCGAAGCAGCCAAAAACTGCGATACCCGGATTATCGACACCTCCACGGCCTTCCGCTGCGATCCGGACTGGGCCTACGGATTCCCGGAACTGGGTCCCCGGTACCTGCATGCCATCCAGAGCAGCCGCCGCATTTCCAACCCGGGCTGCCATGCCACCGGTTCCATTGCGGTACTGGCACCGCTGGTGAAGGCCGGGCTCATCGAAAAGACCGGGCTCTATACCCTCACTTCTCTCACCGGATATTCCGGCGGGGGCAAGAAGATGATCGCTTCCTATGAAAATCTCCACGACAAGGAGCTGGATGCGCCCCGGATCTATTCCCTGGGCCAGAAGCACAAGCACCTGCCGGAAATCCTGAAATACACCGGGCTGGAACAGTCCCCGATCTTCCTGCCCATCGTGGCTCCCTACTATGCAGGCATGCTGGTCACGGCCGGGTTCCTGATGCCCACGGACCTGAGCCTGTCCGCCATCCGGAAGCTGTACCAGGATTTTTACCGGGACCAGAAGTTCATCACCGTGGAAACCTCCGAGGAACAGCCCAAGATGCTGGGCAGCAACACCCTGGCAGGCAAGGACAATCTGAAGATCTACATCTGCGGCAACGAGGAACGGTTCACCGTCAGCGCCCAGTTCGACAACCTGGGCAAGGGGGCCAGCGGCGCCGCCATTGAGAACATGAATATCGCCATGGGGCTGGATCCCGCCACGGGACTGGAACTGTAA
- a CDS encoding heavy metal translocating P-type ATPase has product MEQEQKHMIGRIAVSALLTIGAGFLPDSWSGTGVDTTTRVLHLLPYLAAYLIISYDILKKALKNIKKGQVLDENFLMAVASLGAFGLGIYENADFAEGVAVMLFYQVGELFEDYAVDKSRRNISDLMDIRPDYANIEKDGQLVKVDPDEVAVGTVITVQPGEKVPIDGVVVTGRSTLETAALTGESLPREVEPGSEVISGCINQSGVLTIRTTKEFGESTVSRILELVEDASSRKAKSEVFISKFARVYTPVVCGSALALFLLPPVVRMILGLPPLWHMWLYRSLLFLVVSCPCALVLSIPLSFFAGIGGASRQGILIKGSNYMETLAHTAYVVMDKTGTLTEGVFEVSALHHNKMAKERVLELAALAECASSHPISKSLQKAYGKLIDRSRVTDIEEIGGKGVLANVDGHKVAAGNYKLMDQLGIPYMDCHMVGTLVHVAVDGEYQGHILIADRIKAHSAQAVRALKENGVKEVVMLTGDAKKPAEAVAAQLGIDRVYSELLPQGKVEKVDQLIRRKDEKDKVAFVGDGINDAPVLAMADVGIAMGALGSDAAIEAADVVLMDDDPLKISTAIRIARKCVGIVYQNIVFAIGIKVISLVLGALGFINMWFAIFADTGVLILCVLNSMRCLVGKR; this is encoded by the coding sequence ATGGAACAAGAACAGAAACACATGATCGGGCGGATTGCCGTCAGTGCCCTCCTGACCATCGGGGCAGGCTTTTTGCCGGACAGCTGGAGCGGAACCGGTGTGGACACCACCACCCGGGTGCTGCACCTGCTGCCGTACCTGGCGGCCTACCTGATCATTTCCTACGACATCCTGAAGAAGGCCCTGAAGAACATCAAGAAGGGCCAGGTGCTGGACGAGAACTTCCTGATGGCGGTGGCCAGCCTGGGGGCCTTCGGTCTGGGCATCTACGAGAACGCCGATTTTGCGGAAGGCGTGGCCGTCATGCTGTTCTATCAGGTGGGGGAACTGTTCGAGGACTATGCGGTGGACAAAAGCCGGCGGAACATCAGCGACCTGATGGACATCCGGCCGGACTACGCCAACATCGAAAAGGACGGGCAGCTGGTGAAGGTGGACCCGGATGAAGTGGCGGTGGGGACGGTGATCACCGTACAGCCCGGGGAAAAAGTGCCCATCGACGGCGTGGTGGTCACCGGCCGCAGCACCCTGGAGACGGCGGCTCTTACCGGCGAAAGCCTGCCCCGGGAAGTGGAACCGGGCAGTGAGGTGATCAGCGGCTGCATCAACCAGAGCGGCGTGCTGACCATCCGCACCACCAAAGAATTTGGCGAATCCACGGTGTCCAGGATTTTGGAGCTGGTGGAGGATGCCAGCAGCCGGAAGGCGAAATCTGAAGTGTTCATCAGCAAGTTCGCCCGGGTGTACACCCCGGTGGTGTGCGGTTCGGCCCTGGCCCTGTTTTTGCTGCCGCCGGTGGTACGGATGATCCTGGGGTTGCCTCCCCTGTGGCATATGTGGCTGTACCGCAGCCTGCTGTTCCTGGTGGTGAGCTGCCCCTGTGCCCTGGTGCTTTCCATTCCCCTGAGCTTCTTTGCGGGCATCGGGGGTGCCAGCCGGCAGGGCATTTTGATCAAGGGGTCCAACTACATGGAGACCCTGGCCCATACGGCCTACGTGGTCATGGATAAGACGGGCACCCTGACGGAAGGGGTGTTCGAGGTCAGCGCCCTGCACCACAATAAAATGGCCAAGGAACGGGTGCTGGAACTGGCAGCCCTGGCCGAATGTGCCAGCAGCCATCCCATCAGCAAGAGCCTGCAGAAGGCTTACGGCAAGCTCATCGACCGCAGCCGGGTGACAGATATCGAAGAAATCGGCGGTAAGGGTGTGCTGGCCAATGTGGATGGGCACAAGGTAGCCGCCGGCAACTACAAGCTTATGGACCAGCTGGGTATTCCCTATATGGACTGCCATATGGTGGGGACGCTGGTGCATGTGGCCGTGGACGGCGAATACCAGGGGCATATCCTGATCGCCGACCGGATCAAGGCCCATTCTGCACAGGCCGTGCGGGCCCTGAAGGAAAACGGCGTGAAGGAAGTGGTCATGCTCACCGGAGATGCGAAGAAACCGGCGGAGGCCGTGGCGGCCCAGCTGGGCATCGACAGGGTGTACAGCGAACTGCTGCCCCAGGGCAAGGTGGAGAAGGTCGATCAGCTGATCCGCCGCAAGGACGAAAAGGACAAAGTGGCTTTTGTGGGCGACGGGATCAATGACGCACCGGTGCTGGCCATGGCGGACGTGGGCATTGCCATGGGGGCCCTGGGCAGTGATGCGGCCATCGAAGCGGCGGATGTGGTGCTCATGGACGACGATCCCCTGAAGATCAGCACGGCCATCCGGATTGCCCGGAAGTGCGTGGGCATCGTGTACCAGAACATTGTGTTCGCCATCGGGATCAAGGTCATCAGCCTGGTGCTGGGGGCCCTGGGGTTCATCAACATGTGGTTTGCCATTTTCGCAGATACAGGGGTGCTGATCCTCTGTGTGCTGAATTCCATGCGGTGTCTGGTGGGGAAACGGTAA
- a CDS encoding cation transporter yields the protein MTKSYKVDVDCANCAAKMEEAVKATEGVKDAVLNFMLLKLKVTFEEGADPREVMDRCKANVEKLDDDFKIYC from the coding sequence ATGACCAAAAGCTATAAAGTGGATGTGGACTGCGCCAACTGTGCGGCCAAAATGGAAGAAGCGGTGAAGGCTACGGAGGGCGTCAAAGATGCCGTGCTGAACTTCATGCTGCTGAAGCTGAAGGTGACCTTTGAAGAAGGGGCTGATCCCAGGGAGGTCATGGACCGGTGCAAGGCCAACGTGGAAAAACTGGACGACGATTTCAAAATCTACTGTTAA
- the feoB gene encoding ferrous iron transport protein B — translation MTKDTQQPKENTLHDAHHMTIGFIGNPNCGKTTLFNAFTGANLKVANWPGVTVEKVEGAIRRHDIDIRLVDLPGTYSLTSYTMEEIVSRDFILSDEVDVIINVVDASALERSLYLTLQLLELGKPVVMALNMMDIVEKRGMEIDLHRLPEMLGIPVIPVSARKRRGLDVLLHAAIHHRDAKHTDPLIHEHKAVGAHRLDHKMYAMVYSDPIEDRIDQLIVALEEKYPDIVNPRWHAIKLLEQDQEILKKYPVQRNDLLDKNYETQIIREKYDFIEEIIHEVLLHKEASDKLTDRLDSVLTNKYLGIPVFLLIMAVVFFLTFTVGDWLKGYMEDAIDWLSEILKAAMAAGDVNQALQSLVIDGVLGGVGTIITFLPNILILFLTLGFLEDSGYMARVAYVMEDVMSRLGLSGKAFIPMLLGFGCTVPAIMASRALEHKRDRYKVMLITPFMSCNARLTIYILFAEMFFGNHAMGVAYSMYLIGLVVAILVALGLRGLEMFRKREDEDYLLIELPEYKMPDMRTVSIYMWEKVESYLQKAGTVIFLGTIIIWFLLNFGPAGYTTDAGESFGALIGHVLVPIFKPVGLGFWQICLALLAGISAKEVVVSSCAVLFGITNASSGAGMAAFAQSLESIGFTWVNAVCLMVFCLLYVPCAAALATIHKESGSWKWTGFEAGFQLVTAWVVTFLFYHVLR, via the coding sequence ATGACTAAGGATACGCAGCAGCCGAAGGAAAACACCCTGCATGATGCCCATCATATGACCATCGGCTTCATCGGCAACCCCAACTGCGGCAAGACCACCCTGTTCAATGCCTTCACCGGTGCCAACCTGAAGGTGGCCAACTGGCCCGGGGTTACGGTGGAAAAGGTGGAAGGGGCCATCCGCCGCCACGACATCGACATCCGCCTGGTGGATCTGCCGGGGACCTACAGCCTTACGTCCTACACCATGGAAGAAATCGTGTCCCGTGACTTCATCCTCAGCGATGAAGTGGACGTGATCATCAACGTGGTGGACGCTTCGGCCCTGGAGCGCAGCCTGTATCTGACCCTGCAGCTGCTGGAGCTGGGCAAGCCCGTGGTCATGGCCCTGAACATGATGGACATTGTGGAAAAGCGGGGCATGGAAATCGACCTGCACCGGCTGCCGGAAATGCTGGGCATCCCGGTGATTCCCGTTTCGGCCCGGAAGCGCCGGGGCCTGGATGTGCTGCTCCATGCGGCCATCCACCACCGGGACGCCAAACACACGGATCCGCTGATCCATGAGCACAAGGCCGTAGGGGCCCACCGGCTGGATCACAAGATGTATGCCATGGTATACAGCGACCCCATCGAGGACCGGATCGACCAGCTGATCGTGGCCCTGGAGGAGAAGTATCCGGATATCGTAAATCCCCGGTGGCACGCCATCAAGCTGCTGGAGCAGGACCAGGAGATTTTGAAGAAGTACCCGGTGCAGCGCAACGACCTGCTGGATAAGAACTATGAGACCCAGATCATCCGGGAAAAATATGACTTCATCGAAGAAATCATCCACGAAGTGCTGCTGCACAAGGAGGCCAGTGACAAGCTGACGGACCGGCTGGACAGCGTCCTGACCAACAAATACCTGGGCATCCCCGTGTTCCTTTTGATCATGGCCGTGGTGTTCTTCCTGACCTTCACCGTAGGCGACTGGCTGAAAGGCTATATGGAAGATGCCATCGACTGGCTCAGCGAAATCCTCAAGGCTGCCATGGCCGCCGGCGACGTGAACCAGGCCCTGCAGAGCCTCGTCATCGACGGGGTGCTGGGAGGCGTGGGTACCATCATCACCTTCCTGCCCAACATCCTGATCCTGTTCCTGACCCTGGGCTTCCTGGAGGACTCGGGCTACATGGCCCGTGTGGCCTATGTGATGGAAGATGTGATGAGCCGGCTGGGGCTTTCGGGCAAGGCCTTCATCCCCATGCTGCTGGGCTTCGGCTGTACGGTACCGGCCATCATGGCCTCCCGGGCCCTGGAGCACAAGCGGGACCGGTACAAGGTCATGCTGATCACGCCCTTCATGAGCTGCAATGCCAGGCTGACCATCTACATCTTGTTCGCCGAGATGTTCTTCGGCAATCATGCCATGGGCGTGGCCTATTCCATGTATCTGATCGGGCTGGTGGTGGCCATCCTGGTGGCCCTGGGCCTGCGGGGCCTGGAGATGTTCCGGAAGCGGGAGGATGAGGATTACCTGCTGATCGAACTGCCGGAATACAAGATGCCCGATATGCGCACCGTAAGCATCTACATGTGGGAAAAGGTGGAAAGCTACCTGCAGAAAGCGGGCACGGTGATCTTCCTGGGGACGATCATCATCTGGTTCCTGCTGAACTTCGGCCCGGCAGGGTACACCACCGACGCCGGGGAAAGCTTCGGTGCCCTGATCGGCCATGTACTGGTCCCCATCTTCAAACCGGTGGGCCTGGGCTTCTGGCAGATCTGCCTGGCCCTTCTGGCCGGGATCAGCGCCAAGGAAGTGGTGGTTTCCAGCTGCGCCGTGCTGTTCGGTATCACCAACGCCAGCAGCGGGGCCGGGATGGCAGCCTTTGCCCAGAGCCTGGAAAGCATCGGGTTCACCTGGGTCAATGCCGTCTGCCTGATGGTGTTCTGCCTGCTGTACGTGCCCTGTGCGGCGGCCCTGGCCACCATCCACAAGGAAAGCGGCAGCTGGAAATGGACGGGCTTCGAGGCCGGGTTCCAGCTGGTGACAGCCTGGGTGGTCACCTTCCTGTTCTACCATGTGCTGCGGTAA
- a CDS encoding FeoA family protein yields MQLSDLKIGQSAVVTKIDLPFTIERRLQALGMTLGTRISVLNRKGRGIMIILLRGTRFALGYNMTRNIGVDNVEVAHD; encoded by the coding sequence TTGCAATTGAGTGATTTGAAAATCGGGCAGAGTGCGGTTGTGACCAAAATCGATCTGCCTTTTACCATTGAACGGCGGTTACAGGCCCTGGGCATGACCCTGGGCACCCGGATTTCGGTGCTGAACCGGAAGGGCCGGGGCATCATGATCATCCTGCTCCGGGGCACCCGTTTCGCCCTGGGCTACAACATGACCCGGAACATCGGGGTGGACAATGTGGAGGTGGCCCATGACTAA
- a CDS encoding TIGR04076 family protein: MENRKRPKIRITVTDRRGKMGCHRGHHVGEVFDFDEDRGKICPMAMHCAFPYIDILRYGGKIPGQPEGTAEFCCSDADTIMVFKAEVVKE, encoded by the coding sequence ATGGAAAACCGTAAACGTCCCAAGATCCGGATCACGGTCACGGACCGGCGGGGGAAAATGGGGTGTCACCGGGGGCACCATGTGGGTGAGGTGTTCGATTTCGACGAGGACCGGGGGAAGATTTGCCCCATGGCCATGCATTGTGCCTTTCCGTACATCGACATCCTGCGGTACGGGGGCAAAATCCCCGGCCAGCCCGAAGGCACAGCGGAATTCTGCTGCAGCGATGCGGATACCATCATGGTGTTCAAGGCAGAAGTGGTGAAAGAATAA
- a CDS encoding cupin domain-containing protein, with translation MEFEAGKVFSIAAANRPVPGCTISQEIHKGKNPIWVFSLGADTDISAEIFPYHKLILVQEGTLELTGAPAGTVLTAGEGILAPTDVPVGMAAKTDTVYVEIEIQKEDIMNKVIEAGKVFKLADLVPYQDGKIVNMDVVHNEKMKFVVMAFDAGTGLSQHAAHGDALIFALDGEGVIGYEEQEHVLKQGEQFRFAKNGQHWVKAEKRFKMGLLLTLE, from the coding sequence ATGGAATTTGAAGCTGGCAAAGTTTTTTCGATTGCGGCGGCCAACCGGCCGGTGCCCGGTTGCACCATTTCTCAGGAAATCCATAAAGGAAAGAACCCCATCTGGGTGTTCTCCCTGGGGGCGGATACGGACATCAGTGCCGAAATCTTTCCCTATCATAAACTGATTTTGGTGCAGGAAGGCACCCTCGAACTGACCGGAGCCCCGGCAGGGACTGTCCTGACGGCCGGCGAAGGCATCCTGGCCCCCACGGATGTACCTGTGGGCATGGCGGCGAAAACCGATACGGTGTATGTGGAAATCGAAATCCAGAAGGAGGATATCATGAACAAAGTCATCGAAGCAGGTAAGGTATTCAAACTGGCGGACCTGGTACCCTACCAGGACGGGAAAATCGTGAATATGGACGTGGTGCACAACGAAAAGATGAAATTCGTGGTCATGGCCTTTGATGCCGGCACGGGCCTGAGCCAGCATGCAGCCCACGGGGATGCACTGATCTTTGCTCTGGACGGGGAAGGAGTCATCGGGTACGAAGAGCAGGAACACGTGCTGAAACAGGGCGAACAGTTCCGGTTCGCCAAGAACGGCCAGCATTGGGTAAAGGCCGAAAAGCGGTTTAAGATGGGATTATTGCTGACGCTGGAATGA